TACAAAACACAACTACATAGGTAAACAAAAGAATTCAGTATTACACAAATTCGAACTCATCATcgactttaaaaaaaaaaaagtggattgaaaactccaatacctccctaccaagctccaatgGCAGAGTGAAGTATCTGTCTTATTGCCAAGCGAAAGACTGGACAGCATAATCGAACCACGGCGGCAAGAAGGTTTGAAGGAGCCAAAACCCacgattccaaaaaggaaatcaTGTTCGGAGCCAACGAAATCGTCAGCTTCAACGAACACAGAACTCCTTTCaggagtgagagagacggatgagagagatgtagAGAGAGATTTGACGTAACGAAATCCGGTTTCATCGCGAAAACGCAAGGGCAGAataatggattaaaggatgaagacgaaaccctacattcgttgagggagaagacgaaagaaAACAACTATCTctcgattcgttgagggagatgaAACAAATGGACAAAACGATACGAAAGGaaggaatggattaaaggatgaagacgaaaaAAACCAAATCGACCGGACAACACAGAACCAACACAAACCCtagattcgttgagggagaagacgaaagaaAACAACTATCTctcgattcgttgagggagatgaaacaaatggacaaaaagatagaaaaggaaggaatcgattaaaggatgaagacgaaaaAAACCAAATCGACAGAACCAACACAAACCCTAGAaaagttgagggagaagacgaaacgaaacatTGAATCGTTGAGGGAGATgacagaaagaagagaaaattggtaaaaatttcgatgaagaagggttgaggagaAGATTGAAATCGGTTTGAAGGAAGAAATGGAACACGGATTGCGGGGAAGGACGAAACCGGATTCACGAAAACGGGGAACACGCGTATCGCTGTTGGAAGGGGCAGACGAAAacgtgttaaggaaaccctaaaactagggtttccttaacattgggcccaaacgggggttagggttgggctaacctaagcccacacccctaaccctaaccccaaacagccCCTAAAAGAAGAGTAAGTTATATTTTATGTAGTTTCCAAAGAAAGATGTTAGTCCTAAACTttgaaaaatagttttaaataaaTGGCAAAGGGAGGGAAGAGAGGAAGGATAAAGAAGTAGGCACCTCATTAAATGGGAATATATGGAGGGTAAGAAGTCAAAGTAAAGAAAGATTGGAGGGTGAAGGGGTGGGTGGCATGCGTAAGAACAACTCCAACTCTGCAAATGGGTATTCAATTGAAAGTGGAAGAAGTGTGGTGAAATGatgaatataataaaaatttgaattaaaaaagaagaagaaagggatgAGAGTTGAAATGAAAAGTAATTGAAAATTAGAAAGAGTAGGTGCTGAATCAGATTGGACCACTCACCAACCAGGGGATTAGGTATGTGGTCATTGATTGGTGGATGAATGCtcttaggaaaaagaaaaaactcccCTGGCCATCCACTTCTACCGTCAACTattccaccttcttcttttacCAAGTTCCCTCCATCCTCCAACCACAACAAGACGAGTGTGCGCGGTAGGTGGAGGATGTGAAATTATCCTCCACTGCCGTGGAATTACTACTACTACTTAGTTCGTACTCATCAGTGCTcagcacaaaaaaaaaaaaaaaagaaaaaaaaaaaaacaatgtcgTGGGCGGTGAGCGATGATGAGGAAGAAGCCCAGCTATTCGCCATGCAACTGGCTAGCGCATCGGTGCTTCCGATGGTGCTGAAGACGGCGATTGAGCTGGATTTGCTGGAGATCATTGGGAGAGGCGGGGAGGGGGCTCTGTTATCCCCGTCCCAAATCGCTTCCCAACTATCTGGGCTTAAAAACCCTGAGGCCCACGTGATGCTTGACCGCATGTTGCGCCTGCTGGCCAGCTACTCCATCCTCACTTGCTCTCTCAATCCCCTCCCCGATGGCTCCCTCCAGAGGCTTTACGGTCTCGCCCCTGTCTCCAAGTTCTTGATCAAGAATCAAGACGGCGTCTCTATTGCCCCTCTTTGTCTCATGAATCAAGACAAGGTCCTCATGGAGAGCTGGTACCATTTGAAAGATGCTGTGCTCGAAGGAGGGATTCCTTTCAACAGAGCCTACGGAATAAGTGCCTTCGAATACCACGGAACAGATCCCAGATTCAACAAGGTGTTTAACAAGGGAATGTCCGACCATTCCACCATTACCATGAAGAAGATTCTGGAGACCTACAAAGGGTTTGAAGGCCTTAATTCTGTGGTGGATGTCGGGGGAGGCACCGGAGCCGTACTCAACATGATTGTTTCCAAGTACCCCTCTATTAGAGGAATCAACTTCGACCTCCCTCATGTCATTCAGGATGCCCCTCCCTACCCAGGTACGTTATTCACAAATTATAATCCTCTACCTCTACTTCTTTTCTCTGTTTCCCAATTATTCATTAATTGCTCACTGCAGGCGTGGAACATGTTGGGGGTGACATGTTTGTCAGCGTTCCAAAGGGGGATGCCATTTTCATGAAGGTAACTGTCAGTGATACAACATACACGAACATTAATATATATTGAATTCTTCATTATTTCCACCATTCACCCACCAATCCCATAATTTAATATTGAAATGCTAACAAACCCTGTGCAGTGGATCTGCCACGATTGGAGCGACCACCACTGCCTCAAATTCTTGAAGAATTGCTACGATGCGTTGCCGGAGCACGGCAAGGTGATTGTGGCTGAATGCATTCTTCCCGTAGCACCCGACGCCAGCCTCGCCACCAAAGGAGTCATTCACATCGACCTCATAATGCTGGCTCACAACCCCGGAGGCAAAGAAAGGACCGAGAAAGAGTTTCAAGCCTTGTCGAAAGCTGCTGGATTTCTTGGTTTTAAGGTCCACTGCTGTGCTTTTAACACTTATGTCATGGAATTTCTCAAGACACCTTAGATTTATTACTTCCGCCCTCTCCCATGCATTATGgggtttttcttttcctatcaATAATGCACCTTTTGTGGCCATATACATTGGAGTTTTCCAGCATTACGAAGGTTGCCTTGTTGGAAATTGGAATTTTAATCATTAATAGCACCTCATTATTACCTCTTAGTCTTATTCTTCTcctatatgtttttttttaatcatgtACACAACACAACAATATTGAGGGGCCGTTTGGATTAGAAATGATCAAGTATAGCTGAAAAAACCGAGGGCAACACTGAAAGTCGgttttccaaaaataaaaaataaaaaaatgggtgGTCCATCTTGTCAAAATGAAAGcaaaaggaaatttttttaaaataacatcaTTTTGGTTTACATTTCAATACTAACACACTGTTAGAAAACtcgtaattttgtttttctcgaTCAATCTTGACCGAGTTCGACATCGAGTTTCttcacaaaattttaaaaattctttCAACATAATTTCTTGGTTTCTCTCGGTCAAGTTTAACTTCgagattgtttttttttaatttgaaattaaggGGATTTATttaatgaccaaaatacccttGAAACTTTGATGCTTTACAAGGTTGTTTAACGATGCCGTTTTGCCAGCAATTGAAGGAAGCCATGAAGGGGGTGCTCTTGTTTAAGAAACTCCAACATATTTTTCCTTCTATGACTAAAAATTGaactttaatttaaattaatctACATTATATTTGTGTTAGCTATTCAATGGAGTGTTTATTGTTTCTATCAAACAAGTCAACCAATAACTACCTCAACTTATATTCTAAAATTTCACCATAAATTCAAATCAACCACTGTAAACTTATTAATATATGATGGAGAATCATCAAGACAAAGTGAGATCGAAGAAGATTTTGAAGACATAGAATGAAAAGATTTTGAAGAGCTTTAAGGTTGTACTTGTTGATGCGCCCAAGAACAAAAGCTTGTAAGTAAAATTATTCTAAAATCCAACGTGAAAACAGAGATATCAAAGCACAATCAATATTCAGTGTTAAAACTTAGGGCTATCTTAGGGTAATTTGGATTGAGAATAGGATAGCTTATCAAATGAACTCGGGCAACATTGGTCAGATATGCTTAAAAAATGAGTTGAACGTAACTTCTTGGTCCATCTCGATTGAGCATAGTGTCGAGATTGTGCGTTTTGTCAAATGACTAAAATACCTTTGAAAGCCCAAACATTTGATATTCTaacaaaaccctaaaccctaaacactTTGCTCATTTTGCCTGAGAACTAGACGAGATTGCTCCCAAAATCTTTCAAATTTCTCTGATTTTTGCTTCCTCAAATTTGAACAAGCCATCCTCGAACTCAAATCGCTCAAGATGAATTACTTTAACGACTCCTTAGTTTAggttttagtttttagtttatgtttttagtttttagtttgaaaTCTAAGGCGGATGGGAAACTATGTTAGCATTGAAGTTCTAATGTAGTCGTATGTTAAGTTAATTTAGGCCCATTTTGATGATGTTATTGTTTTACAGATCTCCTTTGATGAATCTTGGTGATTTCATGAATATGGACCTATATAGATGAGgaattgataacttgtagaaatacaagttattgtagcctcttttatagaataataaggccaaaatgtagaagaagtGTATCAAAACTCCATGATTATGAAAAAATACAAGTATTTAGAAATGTACTTGACATAAGTATCAATGCCTGTTTTACTACATTTTAGTATCTTAACGcaggaatagaaacaaaagaagaaactagTGAACCGTAGAGGATCTCACGCAAGAGTTAAGTGAGAAGAGCTTGTCTGGCTAGAATGATTGCTAGACAAGGATCTACGTCATCACGTGAGGATGGTTCACTAGaggacaagaatggtagttggagatgATGTGACTTAACAAAGGTTGCATTTGACGCTAACATGATCAGAAGAATTAAGTTTTCCACCGAAAATTGTCTACATATAGTCTTCTTCTACCTCAAGAGAAATAGGTCTGAATGGACCAAAAAGGATCGATTGGATGAAGAGCCAAACGTTTGTTTCCGGCTAAATCCTAGAGGAAGGTGGAAAGGAGTAGTCCTTCCGCCATTTGTAAaagtattcttcttcttctctggTCAACCTGCAAGTGAGAGCTTGGAGTTTAAAGGAAAGGAAGTCCATTTCCCTTTTCCTCTAACTTGTAATCACTTTtcattatcttttctttctatCTTCGTATTCCttgtaatatatgttgtttATATTGTACAATGGTCGGaagcctacattctttaatatattgcatatttATACCTTTTCATTCTACCATTTATGTACTATTTATTTGtcaatgtgttatttgtagtttagtcTTGTGATAAGTTGTAGACAATTTTAATAGTTTAGTCTTGACAATTTCATAGTGAGTAATTCGCATAAAATAATTATGACCGATGACTTATTGCATAGAATTCATTATGCGTATAGCTAATCCTGAGTCTTGAGCATAATGAGAATTAAGAACATCATTCCACACTTCTTAACAGGAATCTTGGCTAAGATCTATGAAATTGTCCCAAGATTCGTTGAAGGAGTCTCGAGATTTGATGTGTTTCACATGTATTTTATGGAGTAATCTCATGGACCATTTCATCCGAGATTGATCAAGATACATCACAAAATGCATGCAAAACTCTTATCTCGTGGCATCCTGGTGCAATGTTGCCTAAGTTCAATTGCTTATTTATGTTTCTCGACCGATAATCTCCCAAGATGAGATTCATCACAGAATACTTATCGTGCTTTTTACgcatgttttctttttcttgtagATGCCTCTTGTCACAAAAATTAATTCTTCGAACTTTTTCTTGGGCAACCTAATGCTTATGTTTTTCAACTTTGGCCCTCTAACTCTATATAAATCATTTAACATACATGATTTCAATTTATAAATCATTTAAGCTACACAAGttcaatatataaataattttatcaatCTCATTATAAGTTCTTTAAGCACACTACAAAGATTGAGGCAACATTGGGCTAACAATTTATAAATGGTTTAACCTACATGAGtttaatatataaatcattTTGTTTGACTCTATGCCCAAGTTCTTTAAGCAGACCACAAAGATTGAGGCAACATTGCACCGACAATTTATAAATCTTTTAGCCTACATGAGTTCAATATATAAATAAGCACACCAAAAATATTGAGGCAAcaataaaaaatcaattaaatgtATTCTTAACACAAGTTTTGAAGGTAAAGCATTATAAGAATGTTCAATTGACCCATAATTGTTGACGAAATAGGAAGATGCTTTCTAAGGTTAGGGTTCGAATGGAGGAGTGAGTTAcatctattaaaaaaatttacaacaCAATAAATCCCACAATCACTGTAGTGCATCCTGTACACGAAATAACAACCATGGTGTTAGAGGTAGATTGGGCTTCAACAAGAATACACTACTATGGTGCAGCAGAGCTGGACAATGCACCTCATGTTTTCGAGTTCTTTCGCCAGGTCCAAATCCAACATCAAATCAATGAACGAATCTCAGACCACGATTTGTCCCTCAACCATGCATTGTTGTAAGGCATCCCCCGATGTTGTAAGGCGTGAATATGTAGTCAACGTCCATCCACGCCTTGTCGTAATCTGATAACTCGCCCATCACGTATTTCAAGACAGTATTGTCCTTAACCTTGGTGTGCTCAACGTCAACCAGACGAATGTCCCTTTTAATCTACTCGAATAGACCTAGGCTACATCTTAGAAAATTCTATAATGTAGGGTCCACCAAAACACACAGTgttaaactttttatttatccaataaaataaagtgttttattttattggacatttagttgcattaacctacaaaaccaataaactaatatccaaggttatcttctataacctaaacatgtatgtggagacatacaagtgatagcctaaatggtctgtcgtagatggataaggttggatatcttatcctggtgacactataTGAATACtatagttgttacaattgttctaaagtggatcatgtttaagtgatagcCTAAATTGTGACATtatagttgttacaattgttctaaagtgctacaaatgatttgatcctaatcattcatatCAAGACATTAGAGCAAGAGTATTCTATAAAAGGGTTTGTATAAGAccagaccatgaaatgaatagtctctcttattaacaccgttactagttgagactacatttcaccaagATGACCATAGgcgacttgacctgaatcctaaGTGGGTTATGAACTCCTGCCTgtgttgtaaatattaggcattttgcccgagGAAAAAGCTACTTCTAGTACCAGACCAATGATTTaagcgatacgtcccaagttgtttttttcaagcgtggaaacttcagaaCTAGAAGTcataggatttattctcataataaaatgaaatatgtcgaaatttttttgtttcgaaaattattgaaatccaaaataaatgttcgatggaaaagtaagttgatcggttaattcaataaaaaatgaaatgggagttcacattagatttcgttggtaccgtccaatggaatcaaattccattgttaacttatgccatttgaatgagtcaaattgcaagttcaaccaacccattttcaaaatatcaagtggatggataaaaatctttcgaaagtctttcatttgcctatcattatatacattacttatctatgtaatttgAACCcaaactctatttatgagttttcatttcattggtccttattttcagcatatcgatttaggtttaatctattagttttttctacctataccatttcgttttctttttcataggaatttggcatattttcacatctaggatttacatatacaacatatatcactgtcaagagtgaatttttttatttcaatattttgaggcaaaaaattagattacaaacttgaaaaaagcattgggttgtgtcatacatatgaaagagtatacaataatgttgtatttggtgaataaaatactatggtctaataacgaaccattctgattagttgataatattagttgagaattttgtgaaaggattcctataaaagagggggattcgtctgattggagAGCTGGGAATATAGTTGCACAAGAAGAAATTCACTctttctctatagatagagtaagtagagaattgCTATCTTAAGGGCTGATTCTAAAGTTTGAACAATGTAGCGCCACATACTCTCTTGTCTCGAGAGAAGTTCAGTTATAGTgagactataattattgttcattagaggaataagtggtacttaaggagttagatgtaactactggggcaaaacggtaatttttgacctagttgtacttacgagcaatttgtgaagggtcattgcattgttgattggttatatctaatgaacacaaaaatatatctacagtaagaagagtgcaactattagtctttagtggaatgcctagtagttaatgaataaaggttaatttaattaaagattttaattaattaatctcatatcattggagTTTCAATCTGTAGGTTCATAAGGTCCCATTGTTAGCTCAATAatgataaatgagaatcaaatttattttggtctaatttgaattgttcaaattggttaaaggaaataaattgtatatgatacaattaatataatgtatttgatatattataatataaagtttttatgagagtaagttaatatttgaataaatattcaaataataataatatgaataagattcataaataaactatagattaaaattaatatgaattctattcatattagaactatagatcaaatgagagatctaaaccattggttatattatatatgacataatataaagtttataggAGAATTTTCATGGAcctaacaaaactgtaaactatttatggTTCGTATAACAAGCCCATTaaggcaaattatttttttaaaattcctTATTTGTCCTTACTCTTTTATAACGATCTTTCAAATCTGatagttcttcttcttcccgattttttcacgatcgttgtttccgagttattcatctcgtcttttatatatctttcatcttaATCATTCTTTGCCTTTTTCGTATTTTTCGACAACATTCGCTGTCATATTCATCATCTTCGATAACATCGTTTCTCTTCTTATCATCTTTGACAATTAAGATCGTCTATATTGCTTTGTTAATATTGTCTCAGTGATTTTTGTTTTagtgagtattctaaatattgttttttgtttgaactatttagttgattataaaattttagcGTCGATCAAGATaaaatgtttagaatatgtaggtATTAATGTAAGACATCTTGTATTTTgttatgaagatcgttgaagATTTTGATGATTGTTTACGTCGaactaagaatttatatttcaatatgaatgtcattttttgttttgtttgtaacaatttaaagtttttttttgtttagaacttttaagaatcactgtaagaattgtgtatttcattatgaagattgatagtttgaagtttttcatgataattttcattgaattacttgatcTTTTATCTCTATCAACATCATCATTTATCAATATAGAGATTATTGTTTTGCTATATGAACATGATCGTTCATATTTATGAACACGATCATTAATCTTTATGAacacgaaaattttcaatattttgtatgatcagCATCTTTGAACTATTGTGTATTTAAGTcaatacgatggtttaaacgatcagcGTCTTTAAACGATATATTATTCAGTTTATTCTATatgatgatttaatttattttatacaatcgtctattgttgttaaatgatcatttagtatttattatctcttttgcacgatcgtttatttattttttgtattgtgtttatttttattgtttagtacattttattctcttattCTGTGAAAGATATCTATCTAATTCTTCCTTTCCccattaaatacttaattacattttcttttttccagattagaatgtctattcctattgttgttttttatgaaGGTTAATGGAATGGCTGCAATGCTTATGAGATTACTCAGTGTccgaaattttggtagatatgcgagtcaactttaattttttggttgctttgacatgtgaccaaattgaattggatgaatctatagaattatttgttttacttgattttgctAAAACCAATGTTCAATCCATGGTGCCAATAAAGAAAGATAAcgatgttgcttggtatttagcttttgttaaagatacaactagtagacatccattagttgcccatgtaagtgttaattgtttggGAATGTCTTATTCATCTGTTTGTATGGGAGAATATTGATATGTCATTGAATAtaggttcttcttcttctgtttcaaatggtgaagttataagagacatctcttattattctgatttgaagggaagatgtttatttgaaagtaaataaGTACTTTGAAAGTGCTTTTGCATAATAGCAGTGAAAACCAACATTCAATTTAGGGCTATAGTATCAAATTTAAGATCTtttgaatttagatgtctgcaaGAAGGTTGCAAATGATATATTTGagcatctcgttataagaagattgatttgtggatgctacgaataaaagcccaatttatagagaatttacatgcaaggttgcatgtgcatgcaaacacatgggccaacaacacataacccactaaccattagtgggcttaatgtaCTCATAATTTTCTAATACCTAACCTACTATAGTTAGTGgatttatccaacaaaatgttggattttcccactaactttggtcaaagggtaaaattgtcacttggttaaagtcaaactttgacttttcaaaccaaaaagtcaacattttgactttttacaattttgtccattttaactaattttgacctttcgAGCACgaatccacatttattttctcaagtttcaaatcacatttgaatatattaccgatcaaagtttgacttttcaaagtcaaaagtcaatattttgactttttacaactttcattatttccatctttttcgagcttccaagtatgaatccacattcatatctttaatatttaaataccATTTAAGtataaagctctattagtaatctaaaaaccgatgactatattatatatacttgttggtttctctctcctctccaaAATCGAataattcgactcattccatcattgtgttctaagtttattccatatga
This region of Cucumis melo cultivar AY chromosome 7, USDA_Cmelo_AY_1.0, whole genome shotgun sequence genomic DNA includes:
- the LOC103501180 gene encoding caffeic acid 3-O-methyltransferase 1, which codes for MSWAVSDDEEEAQLFAMQLASASVLPMVLKTAIELDLLEIIGRGGEGALLSPSQIASQLSGLKNPEAHVMLDRMLRLLASYSILTCSLNPLPDGSLQRLYGLAPVSKFLIKNQDGVSIAPLCLMNQDKVLMESWYHLKDAVLEGGIPFNRAYGISAFEYHGTDPRFNKVFNKGMSDHSTITMKKILETYKGFEGLNSVVDVGGGTGAVLNMIVSKYPSIRGINFDLPHVIQDAPPYPGVEHVGGDMFVSVPKGDAIFMKWICHDWSDHHCLKFLKNCYDALPEHGKVIVAECILPVAPDASLATKGVIHIDLIMLAHNPGGKERTEKEFQALSKAAGFLGFKVHCCAFNTYVMEFLKTP